The sequence TCATCGttaaataacattgttaaaatatggagatatttttctaaaactatTCAATCAGGAAATTCCTGAATATCACATTTCCATAGTAATTCATTTTTGCATGgaatccgaaatacttttgtaaaaacTGATGGGAATGTGGAATAACCTTACACTttggttaattattttgatttattaatgtcTTTTATTCGGTGGCTCGTGATAACCCCTGACacatattagaaaataaaactttttctatgaAAAAGCAGCGTTAGAATttagtgaaataaattatgCTCAATTCTTTGTCTTCTTATCACATacagtattttaaaagataattaaaaagatagCACAACCTTCGCTTGTTTGTCtaacataaaatgtaatcattATTTCCCTTCTAAAAAATTCACCGCAAATTTTACCAAAGTCATCAACAACAATTTAATCATAAATGCGTACAACATGtcaatcataaataattatattattattaagttggTAACTGATATcgaattaattatcataatgaTTTTCATTGACTATGGGCAGGACATCGTCACAAACCTCACGTAGGCAATATTCTCACGCGCTAGTTGTTAACATTCTGTTCAGGCATTCTAATAATATTGGCAggtaataaaatctttactgtTTGACAGCAGGACGAAGCTGTGAAGGAGAATGAATGagctttaaaactaattaagtaTAGGCAAATACAGATAGCAACTTAGGTTAGAGTTTTTATCGTACTGAACGAAACAATGtacaattatttcaattttgactttattaacaaaaagaaTAGGCAAGCCTTTCTGTTTATGGATTGATTTAAAAAGTAGCAAGTGTTTATTATAACCAGTTTAAATATTCTGTTCATGCATTCACCTTTTCTGATTTTGAATTCCAAAAGTCTTTTCTCAAACAAAGAAATACCTGTGTAAAGCTACAAGCCTAATAACTTTACTTATCGACACGGAATCAGTAATTATCATCCCGAACAAAGGAAATTCTCTCGTCATCCagctataaataacaataaaacctctTCACTTAAGTTTGGAACGCGGCACCTCTTCATCACGTACTCAAGTGGAGACTACACCGCCGGCGATTTCTCTTAAAAGAGATTATCAGCAACACACTTGAGTATTTCCCACTTTTTTTGCCCAATTCGCCCTAATAAGTCTCGATGTATGCTGTTCACATCACTCCAAGCCCGCATCTAAAAGTGTGCCTTTAGTGAATGTTTCTAAGAAGTAAGGTTTGGTCTTTGTTTTGGCTGTAGGCCTAAAATCTCGTCAAATACTCCGGTGAAAAAGACAGAGAATCAGCTGACTTCATGAATCGGTAAAAATCTCCCATTTTCATGCTTCGAACTACAGTATTTCTTTAAGGGTGAACTGATCCCGAATTCTGCAATTTACAatgatttttgtgttgaaaaaatgcttaagaattggggccctgaaaTAGGAGGTGCAAGACCATTCTCGCCCGGTTCGCCTCCTCGCTCGGTAGGTGCCAGTGTGGCCTGTCCTTAATAACGCACTGGTGACGTCACACACACGTAAGCCATTACCATGTTCCTCCCATTCATTACAATCAGTCTGTGTATCTGGGGGCACattaacgatttatttattccctttttgtttcattttttattaccttaacTATCCCCGGGCGGGAATacgtttaatgttattttttgtcgttAATACCTAGGAGGACGCTTCCTCTGCTTTACTATGGctattgtgacgtcacagtgtataaattttaagtttaagatTCTCTCATATTTCTCTTTCTCGAACTTAGTGAGTCTTTTGTTACGAGCTTCCTAGCAGCAAGATTGCCGATAGATAGGGTCCATTCTTCTTGACAGAAAAAAAGTATCGTCGCATAGAATTACAGTAAAGCAGTGAAGCACTCAAAGAATGCGCCCGAGCCAACTTCgtaaatcttaaacaaaaaagagtTTCTAACATCTGAAGAATACAGCCAGATGACAAGAGTAAAATGTAATGTGCAACATTTTACTGCCATAGAATAGAATTGCTGcctataatatatgtagacaTAAATTAACTCTAAAAGGAAATGCATGAACTACCTATACCTAGACAATTTCTGCGTATTTAAGGCACCGTAGTATCGCCGACGACGGGCATATCACGTAGGCTCAAATATCTGCTCTGTGACGTCATTCGAATGACGTATATCCTCTAATTTGTGACAATCAGTAGTCTGGACAGGGTTTTGTGGGAATATAATGCTACTTGGAAATATAGTTTTCATGACGTATTCAATTGTTTAAGGATAATTGTGCGTAACGTTTGTTTTTTTGCACTTTTTTTGGGTATGGAAAAATTTTGACTCGGTTCCGATTCAGCtaacatcatttttaattaatcgttgtaataatagtttttttgtttgaataaatatatacaaatagcCATAGCTAGAATACTTAAGTTATGAATCTTGAATGAATTACTCGCAGAACAGTTGTCATTATATAATAAGTTCATCTTTCctttgcttttatattattctatgtcgctttctttcatttattgatttttattcaaCCTCCAAAATATAAGACTAACAGCCTCTCCTATCCCGGATTGTATGTATTtcgtaaatataaacaaaaaattaaggcaCTAACTTTAGGTCAACTGTAAACAGACTTGTCACATGTCTCAGCTTACCAGTCGCTTTTTACGTTGCCATGGTAACGTCAAATCCATTGTTCAATACAATGTCGAGGTGTCGATGCACTCTGGGTAATATGAATGTCCTTGACTGTCGATGATATGATAATATCctgaatatttaaacaaaacctgtGTATCTTGAAAGGTAGAGCGCTTTGGTAGGAGTTCTGGTGCCTGAACATTTAACATGGCTAGCATTTCTCCAGTAACTTTTGTCCGGTTCGTTATGGGAACTACAGCGCACTGGCTAAAGGAATTTGACGTTCTTAAGTACCAGGCAGTGATTTGtagtatatttacatatttaacagTAATTCTACGAAACACATGTGTACTTAATTGATAATTTCCCATTCAAACCTGTTTCTCGATAAGGAAGTAAACATTACTTGAGTAAACATTTCCGACCTATACTttgtatcaaaatgtttttttttgtttttgagcaAACTATAATAACAATGTACATATTCGGCTCGGATCTTAGAATTACTTAGAaactatcaaaaacaaatttagtttattgtcctatcaaaagacatcaacgagttcgaaatagatttttcaaatatagCCTATTTTTgctatgattattatttatttcatatttatatagtttttaataaggaTGCACACTgcaacaattttgttatttggaaTATTTGGAACATTTAACTGAATTTGTAGCACATATCGAATTAAATtatagtttcaaaaatattgtaactatCTATTAAGGTCTTTTAGTGAAACCGTTATAACAAGCCAAGTAAATAAGACATTCCGCAGTGACCTTTGCTTATGTTCTTGACGCGCCCTTGACAGTGACTGTCAGCTCAGAAACAATACTGCATactaatcattattattattatcctcAAATATACACCTTCTTTGTGCCTTCCATTTTTAGATTTCGGTGGTTTTAGCACAATGTCCAATAAAACGTTGAATGTTAATTGAAAATGACTGTACTAGTCATCAATGAtaggaaatgtttatttttctgtttaagccagcttatttttaagttttgaagatCAAACCTAATTGAGCCTCAGCACAGGTTTTAACTGCCTCACCAAATTTATAATGCTGTAATTTCTAGCAATAAAATACGTTAGTCTAGGCTGTATAAAAAAGCTTGCAAAAAGTTCAACGGAAAGTCTAAATTGAaccatttatttgttttactatttttacatgGAGATAAACAGTTTATATGAAATGCGTGCTCTTATAAAAACTAAACGAGGATTTGATCGCAATCTGACCTCGGTGACCTCACGCCAGTTCATCGagttaattataagtaattattaattgtagCAATTAACGCTATATCTTACGAAGAACTCTTGCAATCATTTATATTAGATATTCACATTTTAAAGCAAtatccattttaaattattaagccTAAAGTCAGAACGAAGTCAcatattgtgaaaaataaataaattgaacaccttaaaataaaattataaatttatcatGAAGTTATCTGCCTATTATATTATAGCCCACTATATCATtaacctactagctgttgcccacgggCCCGCCCACTAAAAATCGAAAACGATCCCACGGGagcattaaatgaaaatataataggataaaaactatcctttatattaattcaggttataaactaGCTGAGTACCAAGTTTCATGTAGAcacgttcagtggtttttgcgtgaaaaggACATACATACAAtgcgattataattattagtaggATTACAATAGTTCTCTTTCTTGCATCTGAAACAATTTCACAGAAATGTCCATTTCAATAAAAGTCAATTATGAAtcgaaataaaaagcaaaacgCATCCTACTTGAGaaattacagttatttaataattagcCGTGAACAATTGTATCAGAGACTAATCTTCTCAACAACAGTTATTAAAACCTTAATCAATTGCATTTTAATCATTGTTTGCACGCATCAATCTTGCAGAACGTGTAAGGAAGAAAGTACTTATGGGAAACATGAAATCATCATGACATTTTTTAGCTACCGCTTTATTTATAGGGATCCTTAACCAGTGGGTAATAAATGATCCTAATTACTGAGGCGCCATTGTCTTTCGATCCCTCTggaagctgtatctcatgaaccgcgacGGTTAAAATTTACATACTTGATGTATGATGAAGCAAATATTTGCAGGGAACCGTTACCATCGCGAGTCCGATTCAGATATTACCGGCTTATACATTGCGGGCTGAATTTCACAGACATTTTATCAACTTACCGTATTGGCaagttaagtattttattagcaTATACCTAACCACCACCTAAAAGAAAGGACTGTGACCATTATAGAAGGGAGACACCATTATTCGCCGTCTCTTTTTtccacaattaaataaataaataaatgcggacaacaacacatacattgttctgaacccaaagtaagttgctaaagcacttgtgttatggaattcagatacaacgaaggtaccacaaacacccagacccgagacaatgtagaaatgtgaatttttacattgaccctaccggggatcgaacccgggacctcagagctagcgacaccttgaaaccggtgcgtacgccactcgaccacggaggtcgtcttgCAATTATAATTGCATTGAAATACCTAGATTCTCCTTACAATTAACCTAAAACTTTAGGATCACTTCCCAGATTGAGGTTTTAGATAATTTGTGTTCTTTAGGTACATCTACTAAAAGATAAAGTTCAaggtgtatgtttgtttattttgcttgttttaaCACACAAGGTCAACGAACAGTGActcaaatgtaaacaaaagttTTCCACGTTTAATAGAtgatatcaacaaaattaacataCGCGTGTATGGGTCAGATTACATGTATGTGATGAGTGGCGATTATGATCAGACTTGTGATGCCGACAGCTCTTATGAGTATCACTATcgtgtttttatagttgtgcttttttttaaaaaacttatggTGAACTGTGTCTGCcacttctttttataaaaacggtTGTAACTGTCAATCCCGCGTTAtacttagttttattattaaatgtatttaagaaAAACTGCTCTTTTAACTGCCACTAACTAATACATGGATATAAGAACAATGCTTAGGTAATATacgttataatatatttttgtctgtcCTTTTGTGATGAAGACCAGCATGACATGCTTCAGTAGATACGAGTTAGCTTGACTACTGAagtatattgatttttttaattacatacaatcaattaatttacaaatagtcagacacatatattttatttaaaacaccaGCCTATATAAGGTCCACTGCTTGGCGTAGGCCTTTTCTCGTGTaaagaaggtttgagcattgaccTCATACTAGCTCACTGCGAGCGTCAATGTACACGATGTTCAAAAAAACAGCGTTCCTCTTACGTTCTGTCTTTTAAGGCAATACTAGTTATAAACGTATGTAATGAAATTCACTTACTTAGTTATTCTAACATCACAGCTAGCTAGTAACGGAAAATGTCATAAGGAAAATGAAATCTGCCGAAATCTCAATGTGCAATCTATGTGTAAGGAGAGGCGCGCCCTTGAGTAGGGACACTCGCAAGTACTGCCGCGAAGGCTCTAGTCCTTCTTGGTATACTTTTGTATTTGTTCATTATGAGTCATTAGAATGACGTTCAATAATATTCTTGTTCAGTGCGTACGATATGAGTTTTGGTAATTATTATTGCAGAAATCAAAGTTATAGGAATACCTAAGTAAAGGGAgtagaacaaaatatttcacatcATACCACTTTCATTtcgtaattttgatattttttgtaaacgtttaatattttatttctatccatacatttaatttaaatttcctttGATTGATAATcacttaaaaaatgtttaagctGACGAACTAAGTTCATTGTTACACCTAAGTTTATTCTCAGATTTGCACCATACTTGTACTTAGATAAATTGACTAGTCGTGGCGTTTGTACACATTTAGTTTTTCTTCATATTGACAGTTTACATTCCTGGAATCCATTGACATAGCAAACGCACACACATTATTGTAGATGTGCAGTCTTCCGCACAAATACGTCATAGTATATCTAGCCAGCATCACTTTAATACTGCAACAAACACTAAagattatacatatataataggaatgtctgaaaataaaccgaataattaattagaatataGCAAATATGATCGCTCGGATATTTGCGAGTTGCgagtaaaattttctttagagTGTAAAAATCATAATGAGTTCAATATCGAGGTTCACCTTATTTCCGATGCAGGCTTATTCTAATTTATAAGGACTAAGTATTGAGTAATAGTGCGGAGTACCTCATACCTGCGTATTGTTACGTCATTAACTTGAAGCTATGCAATCtgatttaagtacttaaatttAAGCTTTTTCTTAACACAGCTGCTCGCTATTAGACGGCATTTATTTACTAACTTATGCGTAATcctaataaaaactatttcagaGATCATAGTGTTACTTACGTAAATAcacaaaaactaaacttaacGGATGTACTATGTGGGGTACATAGTCTGTGCGACAAACAATTCGGGCGTCAAACAACTTGTCAAAGAACACACTTTTTGTGGTTGTATCATGTTTTTCCAAGAACTTTGACCTACCTATGGTGAACTAAGCAATTTAGGTATCTTAATAGGCAAACatgctttttaaatataaccaaGTGCGTTTATCTTAcattaaatcaaattgttttaaaattctaaatgaAGACTCTTGCTTGTAGATTTTTGCAGATAGCCTGTCCGCAAATTATGCATTTTGCATGTAACTATAACTTTAACACTTTTGATGttaattacaaacaatacttgaagttaaaaaatatgtattttagttaagccaatatattgttattttaagacaacataaataaaaaaagaagtacaaatatatttgacatGTATCATGTCACATTTAAGTGAACTTATAAAAGTTATGTATATTGGTTTTTGTTAGGTATATGTTATTAACGTTTATGTTTATGCTTAGTAAGTATTGACTTATGTTTTTTGCGACTTTTCCTTACTCCTTCTAGGATAACTCACCCGGCTAAATGTTGGAGAAGGCCGAAGGGACTTGAATTGTCTGTTTGAATGGTTTTggtgcagtttttttttcatttcacataCGTATTATCCGCTCTACAGAGTTTTGAAAAAGtttgcaaattatattaaatagttcAGGTAAAGAGGTTTGTCTTGTtcaatagtattattttatggaaTTACTCTATCTTATACGCATAATATTAATtgcagttattatttttactaattatttaatattacctGTAACATATTTGAtagaaatacttttataatctttaataaaaatcatcaaCAATTATCCAAATCTATCCAGTTCAACTTGAGCTACCCCGCCCCTCTTTCCGTTACAACATATAGTTGAAGACAGGAAAAGCATACGGTTGCAATAGGTCACAGAAAAATGGTTAATTAGTTGGTAGTGTATCGGAGTCGATCGCTGGACGCGCGTCGCTTGCGCAACGTATATAAGCGTATAGTGCCCAAATACGCGCACAGTCGGAAACGAGACCTCCGCACGAACGCAtagtagaataattaaattattttatttaattaaattaattattttagaaagatGAAAGTGCAGTTGTGTCTGTTAGTTCTTTGTTCCGCCGCTTGTGCGTTTGCCGGGAAACTGCGtaagttttacaatattttttaatttatatttttaataaccttaGTTCCTAATTGCCAGTTTTAcgtactaatttatttttttgttttctaaattaattctCATAATTAATTTGGTACTACTTTAAACAAGGCTTTaaattttttcaaaacttttttatctCATGTGAATAAAGACAAAGTCATGTTTAATAACTATATTTCTAGTTtctcgttttaaattatttatttttttaatcttttttattatcaaaaaacattgactgttgtattttttattgtaattgaaataaaatcttaaaaatattttaaagttagagTCTTAGTTTGCAAGGACGCACCtaacttaacataaaaaaaaccgtCCCGTTTAATTACAAACTGTAGTATTTGACGTAACAGTTTGACCCAGACTAGACTAGTTAAACCTGTCAATCAATATGGCTACCTACCGGTTACTAACTTATTTCGTAGGCGTTCCCTAAAAccatctttttaataaaacagagatatttttacaatggtcttttgtaaagaaattattttactatctactatttttatataaactgaattaaaaatgaaaataaacaatttcttcCTCATACATTTTCAAATGTCAGACATAGACTTTTTAAAACCAggagaaaacaattaaaataagtaaaattaatgaaatgtacAGTTTTTGTTTGAACTTAAACGAATTCGAAACAGGTCGCGCAATCGTAGTTTTATAGACACGCCTCAGTTATAGagttagtataatttatttaaaagactcTTTAACTGTCCATgttataatatatctttttaaataagggGGCATGTGAATTTGCTTGCATTTCAGCAAAATGTCATctgaaaacaatttctttttcttctttgcCTTCTTAAAACACTTACCAAGTTCAATGAATGGCTTGTGATGTTTATAATGACAAAAGCATTTTTAGTAGTAGTAGGTACAGCTAGTtcacaaaaactatttcatacatttcattAACCCATCACGTGTGAGACTGAACTTAGTCACATGACATAATGAATCTTATCATAATCAGGATAAAGCACAATTATCAGCGTGGGAAAATTCCTGCTTTTCCTGCCTATTGTCTCTTAAggataattattgtaaaaccacattaatcttttgttttattttaataattttttaaattacaaaattttctaataaaaaatcatttaattgttttatgctTCTAATTAGTAAGCACTTAAGACACAAAAGAAGAAgtcgcaaaataaataaacctttttttaataaaaaaatatcaaagtttcTTAGCTTACTTAGACTTGAAAATACACAACTagccttcaaataaaaaacaacaaagaacgcacaacattttaaatcaggaccccgattctgctatttgcaatgaccggtgaataaataaaaaatggtctTAAAATGACTcttttcgtattcttttaagaatttttccaacacaataattggcttaagagaataggaataatttaaattttcatccaattgccattcatacaaTTAAAATCATCCAGTCGCGTGACTATTGTCTTTGGGTTCTCAAAACTTTTCCAAATTGAAATGACCGTAACTTTTTAAAGCAATGCCCTTATGTCGCAAACGTATATTACGAAGGGAGTGTGACTATTTACTTCACAGCAATTAAACCGTTGTTAGTGCAACAAACGAGTGCAAGAACAGAACTGGTTGCGTTAGTGATGTGCCCTCGACCCCGAACAAAACAAGTGGACATATTGCTCAGGGCTATTCGTGAAGAATGTTTAGCTATCCACTTTGTGTGCAAATAGAGTTTCGATTACTTTAATACACTTCAGTCTGTATTTAGCAAACACGGGAcacattgaattaaattgtatttgcaCATGATTTTGAGCAGATAACGAAATCTGAAAGGTCATGGATAGTTTTCTAATTTATCTATTCGTTGATATGTTTTAACTCAATCAGATGTTTGAGTTatgaaattgattaaattgaGTTGAAAGTAGatagtcaccacgccaaacccactgcgtgCGACCGCGACGTGTCAAAGGTTTGAtcgccgcgtaggacaagcatttgtgtgatccacgaacacttattctgagtctgagtgtctttgtggaTGTGGCTTCAATGTCTGTAAATTCGTCGTTTCTTTTTAAGTTCAAAAATGTTGCAGTTGTGTAAATGACAACGCAGTACACAGCTAAGAGCTGTGTCTCTCTCTTTTCAATATGTTTTCGGAAGGTCTTCTGGTCTTCTTGTATTTCGACCCGAAATAACTCGAAACCCTCATAATCTATTTATGTACACGTCAACCTCCCAATGTTCTCTATAGCTAGTATAACTGTCACTTAGTTATAACATAAAGATAAAATGTCTTTAACTTATGCACGTGCCGCCTTGCGCAAAAAGTTGCACAAAACTctaatttcattttgtcaaGTCATTCctacaaataaatgtagaatCATCAAggattgtttaaataaatactccgTGCTATGTGTTTATAGACAAACTTGAGGGCTCTTAATCAGATTTTATGCGAGAACATTAATGGAATAACACAGTAACTATTATATCCCAGCGTTATGATGTATGTTCGTGTTTGGTGACTGTTATACCGAACGTAGAAGGTTCAATTCCCGCCcaagataaatgtttgtgtgacgagcacaatcatttgttcggagtctgggtgtaatttatctatattgtgtacgtatttagaaattaatatatgtataagtgtAATTTTCATAATACAAGCTGTGCTTTGTTTGAGACAAAATGGTGTTGTGTAAAAGTTCTTGAATATACAAAGGAAAAGAGTAGGTTTTACCTTCGCAATAATATCAGGAACTTaacataagtaaaaaaatctttaacgTTGAAGAGTAGAAGTATCGAAGGCTATTTATACAGGCTTGCATAACAGCGACTTAGAGCTAATCGACCTTGACAGCGTGCTGCGCTGTAGACTATGTAGCGCCGTTTCTTCTCCTCATCTAGAGAGCTTAGGGAGCATAAAAAGTGGGCAAAAAGAGGAgctgattttatttctttcgaCGTTAAAAAAGTGCCACTTGGTTGCTACCttgtaaaattaagtttgatttgatttggtAGCATTATAACGAAtaggaaattatgaaaaatataactcGTTATTTACCAAAGTTTTCCGTTTATTATTACTATATCTATTACTTATTATTcatatcacaaaataattaaaaaagaaacacatttaATCCATCCGTTATCAATTTCCTCTTCATTGTTTATGATTACTATTCTCGAGTATTCCACGGTTGGATTACATCTACTTAATTAGCGGCTTATCAgtgatattaaaacaatttgccATTCAccataacataaacaataagATGTAAACACTggtaattaggtacctacacaCCTGTTCTTGGACACAACAATATAATGCAGAATGCCTTTAATCATATCAATCAAATTTACTATATACTCGTAGGTATAACAACTTCCAAATGCCACATTCATTTAAGAAATCGCTTGAAATCATCTGAAATAATCTATGACAAGCTTTACCATATGAGCTCTCTTTTTGGCACTTCCCCTCATATTTGGGCAATTTCTTCTCCAAAAGTTTCTTTGGGGAACAGGCCGAGGGATACGGGGTGTTATTAGTTTGACTTAAAAACATATCCTTGTTCCAGCATCCTTCATAACGCCATGCTCGCGGTCGGACCCCCAGCTGAACACCTGCATTGAGAAGGTGATATCAGCCGCCGGCGCCAAGTTCACCGAAGGCATCCCGGAGCTGAACATCGCGCCCCTGGACCCGGTACAACTGGGCACCGTGTTTGTCGACAACCCTTCATTGAAGCTGACTTTTAGCGATACTGTTGTCACAGGGTTGAGAGGTTTCAGGGTTAATTCTTACAAGTAAGTAGGACTGAACAGTGAGCTGTTTGTTTAGAAATTAAGCAATGTTTTCTTACCTTGAGTGCACTTGTTAGTGTTGCCAAACTTTGAAATTAGATAAAGTGCATCTTCACTTATGAAGAACTCTGTATTTTTGGATAGGGATTAGGAATTTAACATACTTATCCAAAATCCACTTTACACACTCACTCTTATTTCTCAAAcagataatttaattcaattgaaatatttttgtttccagaATCAACATGGAGAAAGGTAAAGCTACCTTGGACTTCACCGCAAACGTCACCCTGAAGGCGCACTACGTCATGGACGGACAGATCCTTATCCTGCCCATTCGGGGTAATGGACAGTCTAAGATCAAAATCAGTAAGTACCTGACTATTAATCTCCTCAAAATTCATAACTTTACCAGCAACTAAGCAGGTTTTCCAACAACCACTTTTGTTTAAATGCAATGAGAACAACAGCATACCTGTTCATAaaagtgaatttaaaatatagagGACTTGAATATTACACAATATCGATCGACATTCAAATACCAGTATGAGGACTGGACATATCATTTGACTTACAATACAACTTCAACTGGTGTGTGAGACCGACACAACCGTCGGCACCTGATTGCACAACTCCTTGCTTGACTGGCAAAGGAAGCAGCAATAAACAATTAATGGCGAAACCTGGTAGGTGCAGGTTTTGAGGCAACTGCCAGCGGATGGTGCATGGACTCCTTGGTTGCTCAAGTTTACTACAGGATTTACTATCCATTGTCCTTcgtaaatattcaatatttaaaaatataggcCATATTCGTTTATTAGAAATAACATTACCAGTAACTTACATTTGGAAAATTCTATGAGAAAGCATTTtcaatttgactgcacggatagccgagtgattaaGGTCACACCGCTTAAACCACTGTGTGCGACGTATaatgggttcgatccccgtgacacgcttaggacaagcatttttgtctGCGAAAGTCtgcatccacgaatgcttgttgtcTTAATGCAGAAgatgtatttttcaattaaatatgcTCCCATTTTCACAAGTCATCTCGTTTCCAGCGAACCTGAACATCGTTATCAAATACGACTTCGACGAGAAGGACGGGCACTGGACTGTCCCCAGCTACAAGGACCACTACAAGATGGACCGAGCACAGTTTAAATTTACCAACCTGTTTGGTGGCAACAAGGAACTCGGTGAGACCGGTTTTTTAATTCCTAGGAAACCACGTGTTGACCTTGACCTTGTCTAAACATGTGACAAACGAcggttaattaatttatgtaagcAGGTGATCT comes from Trichoplusia ni isolate ovarian cell line Hi5 chromosome 27, tn1, whole genome shotgun sequence and encodes:
- the LOC113505793 gene encoding protein takeout-like, translating into MKVQLCLLVLCSAACAFAGKLPSFITPCSRSDPQLNTCIEKVISAAGAKFTEGIPELNIAPLDPVQLGTVFVDNPSLKLTFSDTVVTGLRGFRVNSYKINMEKGKATLDFTANVTLKAHYVMDGQILILPIRGNGQSKIKITNLNIVIKYDFDEKDGHWTVPSYKDHYKMDRAQFKFTNLFGGNKELAQTTERFANENWEIIMNEIAGPIFKQIISKCVDQVKLFFDAVPALELLP